From Desmodus rotundus isolate HL8 chromosome 12, HLdesRot8A.1, whole genome shotgun sequence, one genomic window encodes:
- the LOC112296937 gene encoding quinone oxidoreductase-like protein 2 — translation MAAAFWGRCFSPERLCRRAWRGSGRHYRAARCTELKRPLVIEEIVPRPVLPHEVRVDVHFCGLNFADILVCRGQYQERPHLPFTPGLEFAGIVLETGADVSTVKEGDPVVGMGSFNNMAEQCIMDQKTLWKVPERVSLQDAAMLPITYNTALMALERRARTQPGETVLVTAAAGATGLAVIDVAKNVLQAKVIAAAGSDEKCELALQKGARWSVNYSRGNLKEAVRKLVGDGGVDVVIDNVGGDIFLEALRSLAWEGRIVVVGFAGGTIPSVPANLLLLKNVSAMGLYMSRYQSQKFPVYYESLSSALQYCQEGRIRPHLGAVFKLEEVNDAFHYVMQRKSTGKVLISLK, via the exons ATGGCGGCGGCGTTTTGGGGACGGTGCTTCTCTCCCGAGCGGCTCTGCAG GAGGGCCTGGCGAGGCAGCGGCCGCCACTACCGCGCCGCGCGGTGCACGGAGTTGAAGCGGCCCCTGGTCATTGAGGAGATCGTCCCCCGCCCTGTCCTGCCCCACGAG GTCAGGgttgatgtccatttctgtggaCTGAACTTTGCTGACATTTTGGTTTGCCGTGGTCAGTATCAGGAAAGACCCCATCTTCCCTTCACACCTG GACTGGAGTTTGCTGGGATAGTATTGGAGACAGGCGCAGATGTCAGCACAGTTAAAGAG GGAGATCCAGTTGTTGGCATGGGTAGCTTTAATAATATGGCGGAACAATGTATCATGGACCAGAAG ACACTGTGGAAGGTTCCAGAAAGGGTCTCCCTCCAAGATGCTGCTATGCTGCCCATAACTTACAATACTGCCCTCATGGCCCTGGAGCGTCGGGCACGCACCCAGCCTGG AGAGACCGTGTTAGTGACGGCAGCAGCCGGAGCGACAGGCCTCGCAGTGATAGATGTGGCAAAAAATGTTCTTCAGGCCAAG GTGATAGCTGCCGCTGGGAGTGACGAGAAGTGCGAGCTGGCCCTGCAGAAGGGCGCACGGTGGAGCGTGAATTACAGTCGGGGCAACCTGAAGGAGGCAGTGAGGAAGCTGGTGGGCGATGGCGGGGTGGACGTGGTCATCGACAATGTGGGTGGAGACATCTTCCTGGAGGCTCTCCGCAG CCTGGCCTGGGAGGGCAGGATCGTGGTGGTGGGTTTTGCCGGGGGCACCATTCCCTCCGTGCCAGCCAATCTTCTGCTCCTGAAGAACGTCTCCGCCATGGGCTTGTACATGAGCCGGTACCAAAGCCAGAAGTTCCCTGTCTACTACGAGAGCCTGTCCTCGGCTCTTCAGTACTGCCAGGAAGGGCGCATCCGGCCACACTTGGGAGCGGTTTTCAAGCTGGAGGAG